In one window of Bdellovibrio bacteriovorus DNA:
- a CDS encoding ATP-binding protein has translation MLRRVQKASFQNLRIRLEVLLRFFSRRRGFWLRCLLCWSIGGLALSNDEITSYDQRFQLRGDQKASKQIVLITIRQSDFATIYDSRTNFLDNMSEVTDITDSFFWNKPVWNELLLKILRQNPRSVGVTLYFGDNIGTVRLNPEEQRLFLDKRVVWASTTNSLERVLTPAFANREHDNLGNNEVRRDEDGVVRRVFPQRAEMPHLVERLTGKKFPTTLAGLPINYAGTSRVFTQYTLSEIMYDEIPSNAFSDKIVLIGAETSAAPVYMTPVGTLSRTEILAHVTDTLLGNKWIKRLSFWWYAAGFFVLMLMAVFLITTYPQSVALFCILWIGTLLAALSAWVFDSFYFWSPAFSPFVLLGACWIIFIGYQATKIEKKNFRLQQEQQYLQELEQLKNNFVSLISHDLKTPIAKIQAIVDRLLTQNADNELGQDLRSLRIYGDELNRYIQSILKVLRVESRDFKIHTEVGDINEVIEEALQTLRPLAREKNIQIHTALEPMFSLEFDTTLIKEVVINLVENAIKYTPRDGQIEVVSLEADDMVHVIVKDTGEGIKPEDMEKVWGKFTRGSDQDLRTKGTGLGLYLVKYFIELHGGKVKMESTVGHGTTVSFTLPLDSEIAMENETEVIA, from the coding sequence GAGGCCTGGCCCTTTCTAACGACGAGATCACATCCTACGACCAACGCTTTCAACTGCGCGGAGACCAAAAAGCCTCAAAGCAGATCGTCCTTATCACCATCCGTCAGTCTGACTTCGCAACGATCTATGACAGCAGGACTAACTTCCTGGACAACATGTCTGAGGTCACAGATATCACCGACAGCTTTTTCTGGAACAAACCTGTTTGGAATGAGCTGCTTCTAAAAATTCTGCGCCAAAATCCCCGCTCTGTCGGTGTGACCTTGTACTTTGGCGATAACATCGGAACCGTGCGCTTAAATCCCGAAGAGCAACGTCTGTTTTTAGATAAACGCGTTGTATGGGCTTCAACTACGAACAGCTTAGAGCGTGTTTTGACGCCGGCATTTGCAAACCGTGAACATGACAACTTGGGGAACAATGAAGTTCGTCGCGATGAAGACGGCGTTGTTCGCCGAGTCTTCCCGCAACGAGCGGAAATGCCTCATTTGGTGGAGCGTTTAACGGGTAAGAAATTTCCGACCACTCTGGCCGGACTTCCGATCAACTATGCGGGAACAAGCCGGGTCTTCACTCAATACACTTTGAGTGAAATCATGTATGACGAAATTCCCTCGAATGCTTTTTCCGACAAGATCGTTTTGATTGGTGCCGAGACGTCCGCCGCCCCCGTGTACATGACCCCCGTTGGAACATTGTCGCGCACAGAGATCTTAGCGCACGTCACAGACACGCTCTTAGGCAATAAGTGGATCAAACGCCTTTCATTCTGGTGGTATGCGGCGGGCTTTTTCGTTTTGATGCTGATGGCGGTCTTCTTAATTACGACTTATCCGCAATCCGTAGCTCTGTTCTGTATTTTGTGGATTGGAACTTTATTAGCCGCTCTTTCAGCATGGGTCTTTGATAGTTTCTATTTCTGGTCCCCGGCGTTTTCTCCATTTGTGCTTTTAGGTGCATGTTGGATCATTTTCATCGGCTATCAAGCCACGAAGATCGAAAAGAAAAACTTCCGCCTGCAACAAGAACAGCAGTACTTGCAAGAGCTAGAGCAGCTTAAGAATAATTTCGTCAGCTTGATTTCTCACGATCTGAAAACTCCGATTGCGAAAATCCAAGCCATTGTCGATCGTCTGTTAACCCAGAATGCTGATAATGAATTGGGTCAGGATTTACGATCACTGCGTATTTATGGCGACGAACTAAACCGCTATATTCAGTCCATCTTAAAAGTTCTGCGCGTGGAATCCCGTGACTTTAAAATTCACACTGAAGTAGGCGATATTAACGAAGTGATTGAAGAGGCTTTGCAAACACTTCGTCCTTTGGCGCGTGAAAAGAATATCCAAATTCACACGGCACTTGAGCCTATGTTTTCTTTAGAATTTGATACCACCCTGATTAAAGAGGTGGTCATTAATCTTGTTGAAAACGCGATTAAGTACACCCCTCGCGATGGTCAAATCGAAGTGGTGTCGCTAGAGGCCGATGACATGGTTCACGTGATTGTGAAAGACACTGGCGAAGGCATTAAACCCGAAGACATGGAAAAAGTCTGGGGCAAATTCACTCGCGGAAGTGATCAGGATTTACGAACCAAAGGGACCGGCCTAGGCCTTTACTTAGTTAAATACTTTATTGAACTGCATGGCGGAAAAGTAAAAATGGAAAGCACTGTTGGACACGGAACCACGGTGTCCTTCACTTTGCCGCTCGACTCTGAAATCGCAATGGAAAATGAAACCGAGGTGATCGCATGA